A section of the Campylobacter porcelli genome encodes:
- a CDS encoding YgaP family membrane protein produces MCKFERILRVIVGILIIAGVWYFYASWWALLGLVPLITGLVGFCPIYRILGKQSCPFKKNNQ; encoded by the coding sequence ATGTGTAAATTTGAGAGAATTTTAAGAGTTATAGTAGGCATTTTGATAATAGCTGGAGTATGGTATTTCTATGCTAGTTGGTGGGCTTTGCTCGGTCTTGTGCCGCTTATAACTGGATTAGTAGGCTTTTGTCCTATATATAGGATATTAGGCAAACAAAGCTGCCCATTTAAGAAAAATAATCAATAA